From Streptomyces durmitorensis, a single genomic window includes:
- a CDS encoding alpha/beta hydrolase, with protein MSEVTTTGRPPEPDWPTMTAEELVAYRDAENRFRASARARAILGDPDPGAAIHWQHVALPGREIPVRVHRPSHGHGGEDAGQPALPLVLHVHGGGFVGTAVQSDWVNSHLAAQLPALVVSVEHRLLDPDHPLAAAVDDGWDVLQHLVRHSAQWGIDPARIAVFGESCGGLINALAAIRANETGLRLRAQVLVNPAVDVTARMLDHASVSEHARTPTLAVPQLRLFQRLAVPPGTDPRALSPLCADGLNGLAPALVVVPTHDPLADHGRRYAERLHAAGTPARLIEYPEAGHAFLSTPGLAPQAEAARVEVVEFLRACLAARPEAKHSDDEGTS; from the coding sequence ATGAGCGAGGTCACGACTACGGGCCGGCCGCCGGAGCCGGACTGGCCGACGATGACGGCCGAGGAGCTGGTCGCCTATCGCGACGCGGAGAACCGCTTCCGGGCGTCCGCCAGGGCCCGGGCGATCCTCGGGGATCCGGATCCCGGCGCCGCGATCCACTGGCAGCACGTGGCGCTGCCCGGCCGCGAGATCCCGGTCCGGGTCCACCGGCCGTCGCACGGGCACGGCGGTGAAGACGCTGGTCAACCAGCACTGCCCCTCGTGCTCCACGTGCACGGAGGAGGGTTCGTGGGCACGGCGGTGCAGAGCGACTGGGTCAACAGTCACCTGGCCGCCCAGCTGCCCGCACTCGTCGTCTCGGTCGAGCACCGCCTCCTCGACCCGGACCATCCACTGGCTGCCGCCGTCGACGACGGCTGGGACGTACTCCAGCATCTGGTGCGGCATTCCGCGCAGTGGGGCATCGACCCCGCCCGGATCGCCGTCTTCGGCGAGAGCTGCGGCGGACTGATCAACGCCCTGGCGGCGATCCGGGCCAACGAGACCGGCTTGCGCCTTCGGGCGCAGGTGCTGGTCAACCCCGCCGTCGATGTGACCGCGAGGATGCTCGACCACGCCTCGGTCAGCGAGCATGCCCGCACCCCGACCCTCGCCGTGCCGCAACTGCGGCTGTTCCAGCGGCTCGCCGTGCCGCCGGGAACCGACCCGCGCGCGCTCTCGCCCCTGTGTGCCGACGGCCTGAACGGTCTCGCACCGGCGCTCGTCGTGGTGCCGACCCACGACCCACTGGCCGATCACGGCCGCCGCTACGCCGAACGGCTGCACGCGGCCGGGACGCCCGCGCGGCTCATCGAATACCCCGAAGCGGGGCACGCGTTCCTCAGTACGCCGGGCTTGGCGCCGCAGGCCGAGGCCGCGAGGGTGGAGGTCGTCGAGTTCCTCCGAGCCTGCCTCGCCGCGCGACCGGAAGCGAAACACTCTGACGACGAAGGCACGTCATGA
- a CDS encoding TolB family protein, with translation MTVHQRVTAAGAALAALCAVTVLAPAGASAAPTSAPGTERVSVGAAGAEGNAASTNPALSADGRYVAFVSASRNLVANDTNGTPDAFVRDVRTGKTERVSVKSNGKASHGVVREVSLSPDGRYVVFTSTADDLVGGDPNDLDDVFLHDRSTGKTQRISPTGASYDGLRSNLTYDPAVSGDGRYVAYASGAEDLVAGDANERDDVFLYDRKKKTTKLAQLTDEGKQGEGDAFGPAFAGDAGGRYLAFTSNASGLAGVEDHSLATDVFLRDREKSTTELISIPHSYNRKTPSWGAALSGDARLVAFTSTSRALSPEGPAPTSSHNVFLYDREAKRMRLVSAAPDGTPANGDSDDVSLSRDGRYAAFTSAASNLAPDADGDSSTDVFLRDMRTGDVHLISGESEPVSEDTAPGPRTGVSEEGNAVVFDSPAGNLVPDDTNSASDVFLRQLR, from the coding sequence ATGACCGTTCATCAGCGCGTGACGGCGGCCGGCGCCGCGCTCGCCGCCCTCTGCGCCGTGACCGTGCTCGCACCCGCGGGCGCGTCCGCCGCCCCCACCTCCGCGCCGGGCACCGAGCGGGTGAGCGTCGGCGCGGCAGGAGCCGAGGGCAACGCCGCTTCCACGAACCCCGCCCTCAGCGCCGACGGACGCTACGTCGCATTCGTCTCGGCGTCCCGGAACCTGGTCGCGAACGACACGAACGGCACGCCCGACGCCTTCGTACGCGATGTGCGCACCGGGAAGACGGAGCGCGTCAGCGTCAAGAGCAACGGAAAGGCGAGCCACGGTGTCGTACGGGAGGTCTCGCTCAGTCCCGACGGTCGGTACGTGGTCTTCACCTCCACCGCCGACGATCTCGTGGGCGGCGACCCGAACGACCTCGACGACGTCTTCCTGCACGACCGGAGCACCGGCAAGACCCAGCGGATCAGCCCGACCGGCGCGTCCTACGACGGACTGCGCAGCAACCTGACGTACGACCCCGCCGTCAGCGGAGACGGCCGCTACGTCGCGTACGCCTCGGGTGCCGAGGATCTCGTCGCGGGGGACGCCAACGAGCGGGACGACGTCTTCCTCTACGACCGCAAGAAGAAGACCACGAAGCTGGCGCAGCTCACCGACGAGGGCAAGCAGGGTGAAGGCGACGCGTTCGGCCCCGCGTTCGCGGGCGACGCCGGCGGCCGGTACCTCGCCTTCACCTCCAACGCCTCCGGCCTGGCCGGGGTGGAGGACCACTCCTTGGCGACGGACGTCTTCCTGCGCGACCGCGAGAAGAGCACCACGGAACTCATCAGCATCCCGCACAGCTACAACCGCAAGACCCCGTCCTGGGGCGCGGCCCTCAGCGGTGACGCCCGCCTTGTGGCGTTCACCTCGACCTCCAGAGCGCTCAGCCCCGAGGGCCCGGCCCCGACCAGCTCGCACAACGTCTTCCTCTACGACCGCGAGGCCAAGCGCATGCGCCTGGTCAGCGCCGCCCCCGACGGCACACCGGCCAACGGGGACAGCGACGACGTCTCCCTGAGCCGGGACGGGCGCTACGCGGCGTTCACCTCCGCCGCCTCCAACCTCGCCCCTGACGCGGACGGCGACAGCAGCACGGACGTCTTCCTGCGGGACATGCGGACCGGCGATGTGCACCTCATCAGCGGCGAGAGCGAGCCGGTCTCCGAGGACACCGCCCCAGGCCCGCGGACCGGCGTCAGCGAAGAGGGCAACGCGGTGGTCTTCGACTCCCCGGCCGGAAACCTCGTCCCTGACGACACCAACAGCGCGTCCGACGTCTTCCTGCGTCAACTGCGCTGA
- a CDS encoding ACT domain-containing protein yields the protein MSARPQDLQDLEVHLPDRPGALADLGQALGGRGVSLEGGGVFTHDGQAVAHYLVDDGPAALAAVVAARLGPAVVRDVAMTRLDQEPPGQLGALAHRPVP from the coding sequence GTGAGCGCGCGCCCGCAGGACCTTCAGGACCTTGAGGTGCATTTGCCCGACCGGCCCGGCGCGCTGGCCGACCTCGGCCAGGCGCTCGGCGGCCGCGGGGTGAGCCTGGAAGGCGGTGGCGTGTTCACGCACGATGGGCAGGCCGTCGCGCACTACCTCGTCGACGACGGCCCCGCCGCCCTGGCCGCTGTCGTCGCCGCGAGGCTCGGCCCCGCCGTCGTGCGCGACGTGGCCATGACCCGGCTCGACCAGGAGCCCCCCGGCCAACTCGGCGCGCTGGCACACCGCCCTGTGCCGTGA
- a CDS encoding helix-turn-helix transcriptional regulator, with protein sequence MPKTSGRLLSLLSLLQARREWPGALLAERLAVSPRTVRRDVDRLRELGYPVAAVKGPDGGYRLDAGAELPPLLFDDEQAIALAVALQIATTTGAGIEEAAARALATVRQVMPARLRRRVDTLQVTAVERPTTRPNPQVDSRVLLALGAAVHACEELRFDYAPVSPPDADDGDRAGLPPRRVQPHHLVTWGGRWYLVAWDLDREDWRTFRADRITPRTPTGPRFSPRDVPGGDVAAFVAGRFQGSDGSGDWPCSGEVILDLPAADVSRYSREGIVEALGPHRCRLVLGSWSWPGLAAAIGMFDADIEVVGPAELKDAFALLARRCADAAADAPGRGRRPG encoded by the coding sequence ATGCCGAAAACCTCAGGGCGCCTGCTCTCGCTGCTCTCCCTGCTCCAGGCGCGCCGGGAGTGGCCGGGGGCGCTGCTGGCCGAGCGGCTGGCCGTCAGCCCGCGCACCGTGCGCCGTGACGTCGACCGCCTGCGCGAGCTCGGCTATCCCGTCGCGGCGGTCAAGGGGCCCGACGGGGGCTACCGGCTGGACGCGGGCGCGGAACTGCCCCCGTTGCTGTTCGACGACGAGCAGGCCATCGCCCTGGCCGTCGCACTCCAGATCGCCACCACCACCGGCGCGGGCATCGAGGAAGCCGCGGCGCGTGCGCTGGCCACCGTCCGGCAGGTCATGCCCGCCCGGCTGCGCCGCCGTGTCGACACCCTCCAGGTGACCGCCGTCGAGCGGCCGACGACCCGGCCGAACCCGCAGGTCGACAGCCGCGTGCTCCTGGCGCTCGGCGCCGCCGTGCACGCCTGCGAGGAGCTGCGCTTCGACTACGCACCCGTCTCCCCGCCGGACGCCGACGACGGCGACCGCGCCGGTCTCCCACCGCGCCGGGTGCAGCCCCACCACCTCGTCACCTGGGGCGGGCGCTGGTATCTCGTCGCATGGGACCTCGACCGCGAGGACTGGCGCACGTTCCGCGCGGACCGGATCACCCCGCGTACGCCGACCGGGCCTCGCTTCAGCCCGCGCGATGTGCCCGGCGGCGATGTGGCCGCCTTCGTCGCCGGCAGGTTCCAGGGCTCCGACGGCTCGGGCGACTGGCCCTGTAGCGGCGAGGTGATCCTGGACCTGCCCGCGGCCGACGTGTCCCGCTACTCCCGCGAGGGGATCGTCGAGGCACTCGGCCCGCACCGCTGCCGGCTCGTCCTTGGCTCGTGGTCCTGGCCCGGCCTCGCCGCCGCCATCGGCATGTTCGACGCCGACATCGAGGTCGTAGGACCGGCCGAACTCAAGGACGCCTTCGCACTCTTGGCCCGCCGCTGTGCCGACGCCGCGGCCGACGCGCCCGGTCGGGGTCGGCGACCCGGGTGA
- a CDS encoding GlxA family transcriptional regulator, translating to MASMEFLADRPHRVVVLALDGVYPFELGIPNRVFPLVPGGYEVVTCAATADRTVATNADFTITVGHGPEALESADTVVLPPYDLRLITAELSDPVRDALARIRPGTRFVSICTGAFTLAAAGLLDGRPATTHWALADHFRQMFPHVALDPGVLFVDDGDVLTSAGAASGVDVCLHVVRSDHGSAVANRVARHCVVPPWREGGQAQYIEQPIPDEGATGTAVTRAWALEHLDRPLALRELADHARMSPRTFARRFQEETGTSPGRWLIQQRVHRARHLLESSDLPVDRIAAEVGFATGTSLRQHLQAAIGVSPQVYRKTFQAGVGAVAGGA from the coding sequence ATGGCCTCGATGGAATTCCTCGCCGACCGCCCGCACCGCGTGGTCGTCCTCGCGCTCGACGGTGTCTACCCCTTCGAGCTGGGCATCCCGAACCGCGTCTTCCCGCTGGTCCCCGGGGGGTACGAGGTGGTGACCTGCGCGGCGACGGCCGACCGGACGGTGGCCACCAACGCCGACTTCACCATCACCGTCGGGCACGGCCCCGAGGCGCTGGAGAGCGCGGACACGGTGGTTCTGCCGCCCTATGACCTGCGGCTCATCACCGCCGAGCTGTCGGACCCCGTGCGCGACGCGCTCGCCCGTATCAGGCCCGGCACGCGGTTCGTCTCCATCTGTACGGGGGCGTTCACGCTCGCCGCCGCGGGTCTGCTCGACGGGCGGCCCGCGACGACGCACTGGGCACTCGCGGACCACTTCCGGCAGATGTTCCCCCATGTCGCCCTGGATCCCGGCGTGTTGTTCGTCGACGACGGCGACGTGCTCACCTCGGCGGGGGCCGCGTCCGGAGTCGACGTGTGCCTGCACGTGGTGCGCTCCGACCACGGCAGCGCGGTCGCCAACCGGGTTGCCCGGCACTGCGTGGTGCCGCCGTGGCGGGAGGGTGGCCAGGCCCAGTACATCGAGCAGCCGATCCCGGACGAGGGTGCCACCGGCACCGCCGTCACCCGTGCCTGGGCCCTGGAACACCTCGACCGGCCGCTCGCCCTGCGGGAGTTGGCGGACCACGCCCGGATGAGCCCGCGCACCTTCGCGCGCCGCTTCCAGGAGGAGACGGGCACGAGCCCCGGTCGGTGGCTGATCCAGCAGCGGGTGCACCGGGCCAGGCACCTCCTTGAGTCCAGCGACCTGCCGGTCGACCGGATCGCGGCGGAGGTCGGTTTCGCCACCGGGACGTCGCTGCGCCAGCACTTGCAGGCGGCCATCGGGGTGTCGCCGCAGGTGTACCGGAAGACGTTCCAGGCGGGGGTGGGGGCGGTGGCCGGCGGCGCCTAG
- a CDS encoding OsmC family protein: MSTHTHAYRARLHWDGSTAVGIRAYSRDHTAHAAPAPQVDLSADAAFRGNPDRLNPEQLVVMAASSCQMLSFLGAAARAGVDVLAYDDEATSHLDLTARPARLAAIRLHVTVRAAAGTDAATVQELAVQAHHDCYIANSLSVPVEVTTTVVTA, encoded by the coding sequence ATGAGCACCCACACGCACGCCTACCGGGCCCGCCTGCACTGGGACGGCTCCACCGCCGTCGGGATCCGCGCCTACTCACGCGACCACACCGCCCACGCCGCGCCCGCGCCCCAGGTCGACCTGAGCGCGGATGCGGCCTTCCGCGGCAACCCTGACCGGCTCAACCCCGAACAACTCGTGGTGATGGCGGCCTCGTCCTGCCAGATGCTGTCCTTCCTCGGCGCCGCCGCCCGCGCGGGAGTGGACGTGCTCGCCTACGACGACGAGGCCACAAGCCACCTCGACCTGACCGCGCGGCCCGCCCGCCTGGCCGCGATCCGCCTGCACGTGACCGTCAGGGCTGCCGCCGGGACCGACGCGGCCACGGTCCAGGAGCTCGCCGTACAGGCCCACCACGACTGCTACATCGCCAACAGCCTGTCCGTCCCTGTCGAGGTCACGACCACCGTGGTGACCGCGTGA
- a CDS encoding cytochrome c biogenesis protein CcdA encodes MLTLILIGLLGGLITAVSPCILPVLPVVFLAGGPGSDTPSAGKSAADPQAETSPATGSADAARDTLTVPAPPKSSRVPNRRPYAVVAGLVISFSFFTLLGVTLLTALGLPQDILRYVGLALLVLIGFGLIFPPVERLLEKPFALIPQRQVNKEGSAFVLGLGLGLLYVPCAGPVLAAITVAGARGEISGDIVALTVSFAVGTAIPLLVFALAGRRVAERVAAFRTRARKLRIAAGLLMVVLAFALAFNVTDTIQRALPDYTSAAQKKIEDSDTARQQLSGLYNNSNKQLSRCEDGADGLRSCGKAPAIDGIAKWLNTPGGAPVDLASQRGKVVLIDFWTYSCINCQRSLPHIAAWNDAYKAYGLEVIGVHSPEFAFEKNAGNVAGQAKKLGVTYPVALDNDLTTWDNYRNRYWPAKYLIDDKGTVRYFKFGEGEYDRTEDLIRTLLKQADPQVQLPPKTGQKADDLTEDRTPETYLSNLRIRGYVGTPLVDDKATVYRFPADIPLNSLSLDGTWTAGYEHFTAGEDARLAFTYRAKNVNLVMAGEGPVTVLVDGKVTKTVQVDGTPSLYSLVDGDTPDRAKLELRVAPGIQGYAFTFG; translated from the coding sequence ATGCTCACCTTGATCCTGATCGGGCTGCTCGGAGGTTTGATCACTGCCGTCTCGCCCTGCATCTTGCCCGTCCTGCCGGTCGTCTTCCTGGCCGGGGGCCCGGGGAGCGATACGCCATCGGCGGGGAAGTCCGCCGCGGACCCACAGGCGGAGACGTCACCGGCCACCGGTTCTGCCGACGCGGCCCGCGACACCCTCACCGTCCCCGCTCCACCGAAGTCCTCCCGTGTGCCCAACCGGCGTCCGTACGCGGTGGTGGCGGGCCTGGTCATCAGCTTCAGTTTCTTCACGCTGCTGGGCGTGACCCTGTTGACCGCGCTCGGGTTGCCGCAGGACATCCTCCGCTACGTGGGCCTCGCGCTCCTGGTGCTGATCGGGTTCGGCCTGATCTTCCCGCCCGTCGAGCGACTGCTGGAGAAGCCGTTCGCGCTGATCCCGCAGCGGCAGGTCAACAAGGAGGGCAGCGCCTTCGTGCTGGGCCTCGGCCTCGGGCTCCTGTACGTACCGTGTGCCGGGCCGGTGCTTGCCGCGATCACGGTGGCGGGAGCGCGGGGCGAGATCAGCGGAGACATCGTCGCGCTGACGGTGTCGTTCGCCGTGGGCACCGCGATCCCTCTGCTGGTCTTCGCGCTGGCGGGGCGGCGTGTGGCCGAGCGGGTGGCGGCGTTTCGCACGCGGGCCCGCAAGCTGCGTATCGCCGCCGGTCTGTTGATGGTCGTCCTGGCGTTCGCGCTGGCCTTCAACGTCACCGACACCATCCAGCGGGCCCTGCCCGACTACACCTCGGCGGCGCAGAAGAAGATCGAGGACAGTGACACCGCCCGCCAGCAGCTTTCGGGGCTGTACAACAACTCCAACAAACAGCTCTCGCGCTGCGAGGACGGTGCCGACGGACTGCGCTCGTGCGGCAAGGCGCCTGCCATCGACGGCATCGCGAAGTGGCTCAACACCCCGGGTGGCGCGCCGGTCGACCTGGCGTCACAGCGCGGCAAGGTCGTGCTGATCGACTTCTGGACGTACTCCTGCATCAACTGCCAGCGCAGCCTGCCGCACATCGCGGCGTGGAACGACGCGTACAAGGCGTACGGCCTTGAGGTGATCGGAGTGCACTCGCCGGAGTTCGCCTTCGAGAAGAACGCGGGAAACGTCGCCGGCCAGGCGAAGAAGCTCGGCGTCACCTACCCGGTCGCCCTCGACAACGACCTGACCACCTGGGACAACTACCGCAACCGGTACTGGCCCGCCAAGTACCTCATCGACGACAAGGGCACGGTGCGGTACTTCAAGTTCGGCGAGGGCGAGTACGACCGGACCGAGGACCTCATCCGCACCCTCCTGAAGCAGGCGGACCCGCAGGTGCAACTGCCGCCCAAGACCGGCCAGAAGGCCGACGACCTGACCGAGGACCGCACGCCGGAGACCTACCTCAGCAACCTGCGCATCCGCGGCTACGTCGGCACCCCGCTCGTCGACGACAAGGCGACCGTTTACCGCTTCCCGGCCGACATCCCCCTCAACTCCCTCTCCCTGGACGGCACCTGGACCGCGGGATACGAACACTTCACCGCGGGCGAGGACGCCAGGCTGGCCTTCACCTACCGGGCCAAGAACGTCAACCTGGTGATGGCAGGAGAAGGGCCCGTGACGGTTCTCGTCGACGGCAAGGTCACCAAGACGGTGCAGGTGGACGGCACCCCGTCCCTGTACTCCCTCGTGGACGGCGACACCCCGGACCGGGCGAAACTCGAACTGCGGGTGGCCCCCGGCATCCAGGGCTACGCCTTCACCTTCGGATAG
- a CDS encoding TOBE domain-containing protein, with translation MQRYTIGQAARLLGVSPDTARRWADAGRVTTQRDEGGRRLVDGKDLAAFSVELAQNGGEEDASYTSVRNAFPGIVTAVKLGDVAAQVEIQAGPHRLVSLLTREAVEELGLEVGMEATARVKSTNVHIDRT, from the coding sequence ATGCAGCGTTACACGATCGGGCAGGCGGCCCGTCTGCTGGGCGTCAGTCCGGATACCGCACGCCGATGGGCCGATGCCGGGCGCGTGACCACCCAGCGCGACGAGGGCGGACGTCGCCTCGTCGACGGGAAGGACCTGGCCGCCTTCTCGGTCGAACTCGCCCAGAACGGTGGTGAGGAGGACGCCTCCTACACCTCGGTCCGCAACGCCTTTCCCGGCATCGTGACCGCCGTGAAGCTGGGCGATGTCGCGGCCCAGGTGGAGATCCAGGCAGGCCCGCACCGCCTGGTCTCGCTGCTGACCCGGGAGGCCGTGGAGGAGTTGGGCCTCGAGGTCGGCATGGAGGCCACCGCCCGCGTGAAGTCGACCAACGTACATATCGACCGGACCTGA
- a CDS encoding dihydrofolate reductase family protein → MRLVLQEFLSLDGVYQGPGAPDEDTSDGFTRGGWFVPHLDEEFERVAGTWLGEADAFLFGRRTYLNFARDWPKMTEHPFAGILNGLPKYVASQTLTTAEWDPTTILSGDIPAQVAELKRRPGRELQIHGSGRLGQSLLAAGLIDELRLAIAPVIVGSGRRLLPDGGAPAGLRLLSNETTPGGLAIHVYESTGLPEYGTYGGGA, encoded by the coding sequence ATGAGGTTGGTGCTGCAGGAGTTCCTGTCCCTGGACGGCGTGTACCAAGGCCCGGGGGCGCCGGACGAGGACACCAGTGACGGATTCACCCGGGGCGGCTGGTTCGTGCCGCACCTGGACGAGGAGTTCGAACGGGTGGCGGGCACCTGGCTCGGCGAGGCGGACGCGTTCTTGTTCGGCCGCCGCACGTATCTGAACTTCGCGAGGGACTGGCCGAAGATGACCGAGCACCCGTTCGCCGGCATCTTGAACGGCCTGCCCAAGTACGTCGCGTCCCAGACCCTGACCACGGCCGAGTGGGACCCGACCACGATCCTGTCCGGCGACATCCCCGCTCAGGTCGCCGAGCTGAAGCGCCGGCCCGGCCGTGAGCTGCAGATCCACGGCAGCGGCCGGCTCGGCCAGTCCCTGCTGGCCGCCGGCCTGATCGACGAACTGCGCCTCGCGATCGCCCCCGTGATCGTGGGCTCGGGACGCCGCCTGCTCCCGGACGGCGGCGCGCCCGCCGGACTGCGGCTCCTGAGCAACGAGACGACTCCGGGCGGACTGGCGATTCACGTCTACGAATCGACAGGACTTCCGGAGTACGGGACATACGGGGGCGGCGCGTAG
- a CDS encoding NAD(P)-binding domain-containing protein — translation MKRIGIIGVGEIGRAMVVGLCDEVDTSPEVFLSPRGARTAAELSSRYENVQVCADNQEAVDRSDVVIIAVRGQDRHEALAGLRVDDDKIVVNVMSGVANDDLRQTLGTDAVLVRAIPLPSVRERRSVTVTFPSHPVTDALFERLGGAQPVADEAAFNVFSTLTGTLTTHYAYLAALTSWAVGQGIAPADADRYVRGLFQGVGRALSDETRSLHQLAADHETPKGNNERIRTTWFDAANSQALDKALDGLLVDL, via the coding sequence GTGAAGCGCATCGGCATCATCGGAGTCGGCGAGATCGGGCGGGCCATGGTGGTGGGCCTGTGCGATGAAGTCGACACGTCGCCAGAGGTGTTCCTCTCCCCGCGGGGCGCCCGCACGGCCGCGGAGCTGTCATCGCGCTACGAGAACGTCCAGGTCTGCGCCGACAACCAGGAGGCGGTGGACCGCTCCGATGTGGTGATCATCGCCGTACGCGGACAGGACCGGCACGAAGCGCTGGCCGGTCTGCGAGTGGACGACGACAAGATCGTGGTCAACGTGATGTCCGGCGTCGCCAACGACGATCTGCGCCAGACACTCGGCACCGACGCCGTGTTGGTACGAGCCATCCCGCTGCCCTCCGTACGCGAGCGCCGCTCCGTCACGGTGACGTTCCCGTCCCACCCGGTCACGGACGCGCTCTTCGAGCGTCTTGGCGGGGCGCAGCCCGTCGCGGACGAGGCGGCCTTCAACGTCTTCTCCACGCTGACGGGGACGCTGACCACCCACTACGCGTACCTGGCCGCGCTCACGTCGTGGGCTGTCGGCCAGGGCATCGCACCCGCCGACGCCGACCGCTACGTCCGCGGACTCTTCCAGGGCGTGGGCCGCGCCCTGAGCGACGAGACCCGCTCCCTGCACCAGCTCGCCGCCGACCACGAGACCCCGAAAGGCAACAACGAACGCATCCGCACCACTTGGTTCGACGCGGCCAACTCCCAAGCCCTCGACAAGGCCCTCGACGGCCTGCTCGTCGACCTGTAG
- a CDS encoding NADP-dependent oxidoreductase — protein sequence MTKNTASQPAEPTKSTEPTEPTEPTMKAIRQDALGDPDVLREVEVARPKPSVGQILVAVHAAGVNPTDWKHRRFGAFLGEPPFTLGWDVSGVVEAVGIGVSLFQPGDEVFGMLPYPYGAGSHAEYVTGPTRAFVPRPAGLSHIEAGALPLVSLTAWQALVDNAHVEPGQRVLVHAAAGGVGHVAVQIAKARGAYVIGTASAAKHDFVRGLGADEVIDYRSADFVKEARDIDVVLDPLGGDDRLRSLEVLRPGGILVSILPGNFGDVAERAAALGVRATDMLVEHDQAGMAAVAALAESGQLRVHVSDTYPLADAAKAHAQGETGRVTGKLVLTVRP from the coding sequence ATGACCAAGAACACCGCTTCCCAGCCCGCAGAGCCGACCAAGTCGACCGAGCCGACCGAACCGACCGAACCGACCATGAAGGCCATCCGCCAGGACGCCCTGGGCGATCCCGATGTCCTGAGGGAGGTCGAGGTCGCGCGCCCGAAGCCCAGCGTCGGACAGATCCTCGTGGCCGTGCACGCGGCCGGCGTGAACCCGACCGACTGGAAGCACCGCAGGTTCGGCGCCTTCCTGGGCGAGCCGCCGTTCACGCTCGGCTGGGACGTGTCGGGCGTCGTCGAGGCGGTCGGCATCGGCGTCTCGCTGTTCCAGCCGGGCGACGAGGTCTTCGGCATGCTGCCCTATCCGTACGGGGCGGGTTCGCACGCCGAGTACGTGACCGGGCCCACCCGCGCCTTCGTGCCGAGGCCCGCCGGGCTGAGCCACATCGAGGCCGGCGCGCTGCCGCTGGTCTCGCTCACCGCCTGGCAGGCCCTTGTCGACAACGCCCATGTGGAGCCGGGGCAGCGGGTCCTCGTGCACGCGGCCGCCGGCGGCGTGGGCCATGTCGCGGTGCAGATCGCCAAGGCACGCGGCGCGTACGTCATCGGCACGGCATCCGCCGCCAAGCACGACTTCGTACGCGGCCTGGGCGCGGACGAGGTCATCGACTACCGCAGCGCCGACTTCGTGAAGGAGGCCCGCGACATCGACGTGGTCCTCGACCCGCTGGGCGGCGACGACCGGCTGCGCTCCCTCGAGGTGCTGCGGCCCGGCGGCATCCTGGTGTCGATCCTGCCGGGCAACTTCGGCGACGTGGCCGAGCGCGCGGCCGCGTTGGGCGTGCGGGCCACGGACATGCTGGTGGAGCACGACCAGGCGGGCATGGCGGCGGTCGCGGCGCTCGCCGAGTCCGGACAACTGCGCGTCCACGTCTCGGACACGTACCCCCTCGCCGACGCCGCCAAGGCGCACGCGCAGGGCGAGACGGGCCGCGTCACGGGAAAGCTGGTGCTCACGGTCCGCCCGTAG
- a CDS encoding TetR/AcrR family transcriptional regulator: MPSPTSARPPGRPRTGVNEVVFAATLSTVHELGYARATVERIAAVAGVAKSTVYRRWPSKGALIVDCLLDAFGPAPLTGAGRAELMSSTIRWIAAKIGEPGVGDAFAGVFSDAVSDPALREILSTRLQDPYRLALQDALGEPESRVLFFIDVVVGVLLHRMGMTGEPMADADVDALVEMVLSHFAGDFGPA, translated from the coding sequence ATGCCCTCGCCCACATCCGCCAGACCGCCCGGTCGCCCGCGTACCGGCGTCAACGAAGTGGTCTTCGCCGCCACCCTGAGCACGGTCCACGAGCTCGGCTACGCGCGCGCCACCGTCGAACGCATCGCTGCCGTGGCCGGAGTCGCGAAGTCGACGGTCTACCGGCGCTGGCCGTCGAAGGGTGCGCTGATCGTGGACTGTCTCCTGGACGCGTTCGGCCCGGCGCCGCTGACGGGCGCCGGTCGGGCCGAACTCATGTCATCGACCATCCGCTGGATCGCTGCGAAGATCGGCGAGCCGGGGGTGGGCGACGCGTTCGCCGGCGTGTTCAGCGATGCCGTGAGCGACCCTGCCCTGCGCGAGATCCTGTCCACGCGGTTGCAGGACCCCTACCGACTCGCGCTCCAGGACGCACTTGGTGAGCCGGAGAGCCGGGTCCTGTTCTTCATCGATGTCGTGGTCGGAGTCCTGCTCCACCGGATGGGCATGACCGGCGAACCGATGGCCGACGCGGACGTCGACGCACTGGTCGAGATGGTGCTGTCGCACTTCGCCGGCGATTTTGGCCCGGCTTAG